The sequence below is a genomic window from Leisingera sp. M658.
CCAGTCCGCGCAGGAATTCCGCGGCGCCTTCGCCATCCAGATTGAAGCGCGAGAAACCCGGCAGATCCAGAACACCGACGCCGTCGCGGACCGCTTCGCATTCTTCCTTGATGCGCTGCTGCCACGGGCCGGAGCGGCCCCAGGTGTGGGTGGCTTCCTCTGAGGTGTCGTCACCATCCTTGGCGAACCAGTTGGCACGTTCCCAGCCATTGTAGGCACCCATCTGGCCACCCAGTTCCTTGATCTTGGCGTGTACCTGGCTGACCTTCTTACCGCGCGCGGCCGGCCATTCGTGCTGCGGGAAGTGCATGGCGTATTCATTGCCGTAGACTTCCATGCCTTTCTGATCACAGTAGTCCTGATCCGTGTAGTCGGTGTAGCGGCGCGGATCGACCGCCCACATGTCCCACTCGGTCCCACCATCGACGATCCATTCCGCCAGCACCTTACCGGCGCCGCCGCCCTGGGCGATGCCGAAGGTAAAGACGCAAGCCTCGAACGCGTTGTCGACACCCGGCATCGGGCCGATCAGCGGCAGACCATCGGGGGCATAGGGGATCGGGCCGTTGATCACGCTGGAGACGCCGGAGGATGCCATCAGCGGCACGCGTTCCATGGCGTCGGTCACGATATCCTCGATCCGGTCCAGATCATCCGACCACAGCTGGAACGAGAAGTCGTCCGGCATCTGATCGTCTTCGGTCATCCAGTGGCCTTTGCAGTTCGGCTCATAGGGGCCAAGATTGTAGCCGTTCTTTTCCTGGCGCAGGTAATAGGACACGTCCACGTCGCGGATCAGCGGCAGCTTCTTGCCATGCTCCTTGCTCCAGGCTTCCACCTCAGGGATCTGCTCGGTCAGCAGATACTGGTGCGACATCACCATCATTGGCACGGTACGGCCGCCGTAAGGCTTGAACCACTCACCGATACGCTGTGCGTAATAGCCAGCGGCATTCACCACATAGTCACATGCGATGTCGCCCTTTTCGGTGTGCACGATCCAGGTCTTGTCTTCCTGTTGCGTGACACCGGTCGCCGGGCAGAAGCGAATGATCTTTTGCCCCATGTCGCGGGCACCCTTGGCCAGTGCCTGGGTCAGCTGCGCCGGATCAATGTCGCCATCAGACGGGTCCCACAGGACGCCTTCCAGGTCGTGGGTTTCCAGGAACGGGTAGTTCTCCTTGGCCTGTTCCGGGGTCCACATCTCCATCTCGATGCCCTGATAACGGCCCATCGAACAGGCGCGTTCAAATTCCTGCATCCGCTCTTTATTGTGCGCCAGACGGATCGAGCCGGTCTGGTGGTAGTTCATCGGATAATCGACCTCTGCCCCGAGGCGTGAATACAGCTCTGTCGAATAGCGCTGCATGTTCATGATCGACCAGGACGTCGAAAACGTCGGCACATTGCCAGCCGCGTGCCAGGTCGAACCGGCGGTCAGCTCGTTCTTCTCCAAAAGCACACAATCGGTCCAGCCTTTCTTGGCCAGATGATAAAGCGACGAGGCGCCAATGACGCCGCCGCCGATGATGACCACGCGGGCCTTGGTTGGAAAATCAGACATGTTCGCTCCCTAATCTCAGTCCTTCTGCGGCACGCCGTCCGCAATCTCGTAGTAGTCGCCCTTGGAGGCGGCAAAGATGTGCTTTTCGACGCTGAGACCGGTGTTCCCGTCGACAGCGCCCAAAGCGAAACTGGTGGTATCTTCGTCATGCGCCTTCCAGAACAGGAAGGAGCCGCAGCGCCGGCAGCTGCCGCGCTTGGCCGCTGCGCTGGCTACAAACCAGCTGACCCGACCGGTGATATTGAGGTCTTCGTCGCGCACATAGGCCGAAGACCAGATGCCGCCCGACTGCTTGCGGCACTGGCTGCAATGGCACATGGACGCGCCTTTGGGCTGCGCTGCGGTATCAAAGCGGATATCTCCGCAGAGGCAGGATCCTTTGATCATCGAGGCCTCCTAATACACCGGCGGTGCAATCACCCAGACGGCCACTGCGGGTTCGTCATAGGGATTCGACCACTGATAAGGTTCATGCTTGATCCGGAAACTGTCGCCCGGACCAACGGTGAAGCTGCGGCCCCCGATCAGCAAATCCAGCTTGCCCGAGATCACATAGCCAACCTCTTGTGTCGGCCGGTGGGCCGGCGTCTGCATTCGCGACTGCGGGCGGAAGGTGGAATGCACCATCTCGAAATCGTCAGTCAGATCGGGCGACAGCAGCTCTTCGATCAGCCCTTCCTCGCCCGAGCCCATCGGGCGGCGCGAGCCTGCGCGAACAATATAGCCATGCTCATCCGCCGGCGCGCCGGTATGGGCAAACAGCATAGACATCGGAACGCCCAGGGCCTCGGCAATCTGGCGCAGGTCGGAAATCGAAGGTTCGGACATGTCCCGCTCAACCTGGCTGAGCCAGCCAACTGAGCGGTTCAGCATCGCCGCGATATCCGACAGCGTCAGCCCGCGCGCCTTGCGCAGAGCCCGGATATCCGCCCCCAGTGTCGCCGCTGCCAGGGTTTGATCGTTCACCGGCTCTCTCCCCGTTCGTGAAAAAATGCTCTCGTTTTTCACGATGCCTTGAGATCGTGAAATTTCCAAGCTTTTTTTCACGAACTAGCCGCGAACCAAGAAAAAACCCAGCGCCTTCAGGCACCGGGCTGCTTCTTTCTGGGTGAAAATACCCTGGGGTGAGGCCGCAAGGCCGAGGGGCAAAGCCCCTGCAAGGGCGAATCAGCTGCGGCTGAAGACCTGCCGCAGGATTACTGCCAACTGCTCAGCATCTTCCTCAGTAAAGGCGTTGGGCTGGTCGCTGTCGATATCAAAAACCCCGATCAGCCCGCCTGCGGCATTCCAAACCGGCAAAACCAGTTCCGACCGGGTGGAAGAAGCGCAGGCGATATGGCCGGGAAAGGCATCCACATCCGCCACCAGCTGCACCACTCCGGTGCGTGCTGCCGCGCCGCAAACGCCGCGGGAGAACGGGATTTGCAAACAGCCGTGCCCGCCCTGGTATGGGCCGATTTTCAGCAATTCCGGTGCAACGGCGCGGTAAAAGCCGGTCCAGTCGAACCGGTCGTCGGCGTGATGCACTTCGCAGGCGACAGTGGCCATCAGCGCAACCTCATCCGTTTCGCCTGCGGTCAGCGACGCGATGGTTTTGGTAAGGGTTCCGAAATCAGCCTGCATGCCTGCCTCTCCTTCAACGCATTGAGGGGGCTGTCTGCCCCCTCTTGACCTGACGGTCAATTCACCCCCGAGAGTATTTTTCAAAGGTGAATGTCACACCCGCTCAATTGCAATCGCCGTGCCTTCGCCGCCGCCGATGCAGATTGCCGCCACGCCGCGCTTAAGGCCGCGTTTTTCCAGCGCGTTCAAAAGCGTGACCATGATCCGGGCACCGGACGCCCCGATCGGGTGGCCCAGCGCACAGGCGCCGCCGTTCACGTTCATCTTATCGCGGCTGATGCCCATTTCATGCATAAAGGCCATCGGCACCACAGCAAAGGCTTCGTTCACTTCCCACAGATCGACGTCTTCAACCTGCCATCCAATATTTTTCAGCAGCTTTTGCGCAGCGGGAACCGGCGCGGTCGTGAACAAGCCCGGTGCCTGCGCATGGCTGGTGTGGCCCAGGATTCGGGCGCGGACCTTCAAGCCATGTGCCTCGGCAGCTTCTGAAGACGCCAGCACCAACGCTGCAGCGCCATCGGAAATAGAGGATGCATTGGCTGCTGTCACAGTGCCATCCTTGCGGAAAGCAGGTTTCAGCGCCGGGATCTTCTCCGGGCGCGCAGACTTTGGCTGCTCATCCGTGTCCGTTACCACGCTTCCCTTGCGGGACGTCACCGTAACGGAAGCGATTTCCCCGTCAAACGCACCGCTTTCCTGGGCTTCCAGCGCGTTGGCCAGCGACTTCAGTGCGTATTCGTCCTGAGCTTCGCGGGTGAACTGGAATTTTTCAGCGCAATCCTCGGCAAAGGTGCCCATCAGGCGGCCCTTGTCATAGGCATCTTCCAGCCCGTCGAGGAACATATGGTCAATCACCTGGCCATGTCCGATACGGGCGCCGCCGCGCATTTTGGGCAGCACATACGGCGCGTTGGTCATGCTCTCCATGCCGCCGGCAATCATCGTATCCGCGTGGCCCAGCGCGATCTGGTCAAAGGCGATCATCGCCGCCTTCATGCCAGAGCCGCACATTTTGTTAAGGGTCGTGGCCGGCACCTCATCGCCCAGGCCCGCGGCGAATCCGGCCTGACGCGCCGGCGCCTGGCCCTGGCCCGCAGGCAGGACGCAGCCCATCAGCACCTCATCGACAGTGGCAGCACCGGCGCCTTCGAGGGCCGCCCGGATAGCCGCACCGCCCAGTTCCGAAGCCGTCACCCCGTCATACATGCCCTGGAACCCGCCCATCGGCGTCCGGGCCGCTCCGGCGATAACAACATCTTTCATGCAATTTTCCTCCAATCGTCAAAATAATACCTACAGAATAGTAAGCTTTGCGGTCTAGAGTGCTGACAAATGACGTTACATCCCGGGGGATCAAAATGAGCCTGACGACCACCATGACGGACGATGCACAGATCGTTAAAGTCAATGCCGAACGCATTGATGCCGCCATGGCCATCCAGTTCAAGGAGGACATGCGCACGGAAACAGAATCCGGTGCGGACCGTGTCATCCTGGACCTTTCCGAAGTGCAGTTTATTGATTCAAGCGGGCTTGGCGCGATCGTCGCCGCGATGAAGCAGCTTGGCGGCACCCGGAAACTGGATCTCGCCGGGCTGACCCCCATGGTCGAAAAAGTGTTCCGGCTGACCCGCATGGACACGATCTTTGACCTTTATGGTTCCCTTGGCGACGCAATCGCTCCGGCTGGCGCAAACTCCTGAAAACCAATGCGCTGTCAGTGCAAAGCGAGAAATCGATGGTAAAAACTTTTGCCTGCTCGTTCACGGCTACGAACCTGAATGCCCGTTCAGGCATCTCATCGGTTGTAGACCAGCTTCGGTCCCTAGGGATCCCGGGTGCCCGTGTGGATGAGGTGCAAATCGCTCTGACCGAGGCTGTGAACAACGTAGTCGAGCACGCCTATAAAAGTGCTTACCCAGGAGACGTGCGGATCCGGGCTGAGCTTTATCCTGAACGTTTGTGGATCAGCATCCAGGACGCCGGTGTTCCTTTTGCTAAGGGAGAATTGCCGGAGGGCAAACCTGCTGATATCAGCGTTCCGGTTGAAAGCATGCCCGAAGGCGGGTTCGGATGGTTTTTGATCCGCGAATTGGCAAGCCAAGTCCAATATGAGCGTTCGGAGGGAAACAACAATCTATCGCTCTGCTTCGAAATCAAAGTGACCAGCCCCTCGGCCGAAGTCTGAACAGCCCCAGGTTTGCAGAGGCACGGCTGCGGGTTTGCTGCATTTTAACGCTTTGCCATAATCGCGCCGCAATCCCGGCCCACCTCAGCCCGATAGGTATGCGACTTTTAAACTGTAGCTGAAATGAGCTTCCCCCGGTACCGCGTGTTCTAGCCCCCACCAGTGCGCGGCACCGGGGATACTTCCATTGGCCCGCTTTCCTGACCCAGGGTGACGTTCCGTTCCTTCAGTACCGCTGAAGATTTAAGTTGCCTTCCCGCCGTGTGCGCATAGCCTATGCAAGGTGACGGCAGGAGCAGGGAAATGCGCGACTTTCATCTTCCGGGGCGATCAGCCGTCTTTGCCCAAAACGGCCTGTGCGCGACCTCGCATCCTCTAGCTGCCAGCGTCGCCGTCGATATCTTGAAACGCGGCGGCAATGCAATGGATGCGGCTCTGGCAGGGGCGGTCTTACTGGGGATTTGCGAGCCGCAAATGACAGGCATCGGCGGGGATTGCTTTGTTCTATATTCCCGCCCGGGACAGGGCATCCAGGCGCTGAACGGATCAGGCCGCGCCCCTGCCGGGGCCAGCGCTGCTGCGCTTCGGGCACAAGGGCTGGAAACCGTTCCGCTGGGCAGCCCCGAGGCGGTGACGATCCCTTGTGCGATTGACGCGTTCTGCCGTCTGGCCGAAAGCGAAGGACGGCTTGGGATTGATGCGCTGCTGCAACCGGCAATCCACTATGCCGAAGAGGGCGTTCCCGTGGCGCCGCGCACGGCGTTCGACTGGATCAACAGCGCAGCGGCATTGCAAGGCGCGGCGCGGCACCACTACCTGAAAGACGGCCAGCCGTTCATCAGCGGCGATGTGTTCCGCACACCTGGGCAGGCCGAAGTGCTGCGCCGCATCGCTAAAAACGGGCGGGAGGCCTTTTATTCCGGGGACGTGGCCGAAGATATGGTGGCCGCGCTGACGGCGCTTGGAGGCGTTCACACTCTGGCGGATTTTGCCGCTGCCAGCAGTTTTGCAACACAGCCGGTTGACGGCCAGTACAATGGCCTGGGCCTGACCGAGCATCCACCCAATGGTCAGGGTGCAACTGCGATTTTGCTGCTGAACATACTCAAGCATTTTGAAATTTCTAACATGGATCCGTTTGGCGCTGAACGTGCGCATATCGAGGCGGAGGCCGCCAAGCTTGCCTATGATGCGCGCAACCGGTTCCTGGCCGATCCAGATCACACCACCCGGCTGGCGCATATGCTGGCACCCGAAACGGCTGCCCGGCTTGCCGCGCTGATCGACCCCAAGCACGCCCTGCCGGCAGCGCAGCCGCTAACCGAGGCGGTGCACAAAGACACGGTCTATACTACTGTGGTGGACAAGGACCGCATGGCGGTCTCACTGATCTATTCTATCTTCCACGGTTTCGGCTCGGGCATTGCGTCTGAACAATTCGGTATTCTGCTGCAGAACCGCGGCGCCGGCTTTACCCTGGAAGCGGGTCATCCGAATGAATTCGGACCGGGAAAACAGCCGATGCATACGATCATCCCCGCCATGCTGCAGCAAGACGGAGAAGTAATCATGCCCTTTGGCGTGATGGGCGGCGGTTATCAGCCGACCGGCCACGCCCGGCTGGTCTCCAACCTCGTTGATTTTGGCATGGACCTGCAATCAGCTGTCGATGCCCCCCGCTGCTTTGCCGATAACGGAGTGCTGAAAATCGAGCGCGGCTATGCGGCTGAGGTTCGCCGGAAGCTTGCGGATATGGGGCATCGCGTGGTGGTGCCGGACACGCCGCTGGGCGGCGCGCAGGCGATCCGGATCCATGCCTCGGGCGTGCTGGAAGGCGCCAGTGATCCGCGCAAAGACGGCTGCGCGCTGGGGTATTGATGAAGGGGAGTTCCGGCCGGCCGGAAACAGCGGAATTCAGTTCAGCTGATAGTGCAACGCATAGGCGCCGCCATCGAAATTCCCAAACATTTCAGGGACATCCGGGTGGCCAATAGGCTCCCCGGAATAGTCCGCCACCAGGTTTTGCTCAGAGACGTAGGCGACATAATAGCTTTGGTCGTTTTCCGCCAGCAGGTGGTAGAACGGCTGGTCCTTTACCGGGCGGCTGTCTTCCGGGATCGCCTCATACCATTCGTCGGTATTGGAGAACTCGGGATCAACATCAAAGACCACCCCGCGGAAGGGGTGCTTCCGGTGGCGGACGACCTGCCCGAGGTTGTATTTTGCGCGTGTTCTCATCATGGTCATGTTCGCCCCCGTACATTGTAAATAGCGCGCGCGCCAAGCAATTGTCCAACTCTTGACGCAAATTTTCAGGGAAACAGACTGTGAACCTCGCTTTGACAGTACTCGAAATCACCGCCCCGGTGTTCCTTCCGGCCATGGCCGGGTTCACATGGGTGAAACTCTGGTTCGAGTGCCGCACGCAGTTTGTCACCCGGTTGACGATGACCCTGGCGGTGCCTGCCTGATCTTCACCGAACTGATGAAAACGGAGCTGGACAAGGCGGCGCCCGGGGCCTTTTTCCTGGCCGCCTTGGCGGGCCATGCAGTGCTGGAGGGCATAGGCGGAATTGCCTGCCGCACAGCGCACCTGGGCCGCCGCACCTATCTGGCGCCTTTCATCCTCGGCAATACCGGTAAACTGGGGCTCCCGCTACCGATGTTTGCCTTCGGCGAGGCCGGATTGGGCTATGCCGTTGTCATGCTTGCTGTTTCAGCCACCCTGTCCTCCACCTATGGGATCTATCTGGCGGCGGGCCGCAATGCCGGCAGCAAAGCTATCCGGGAACTAATGGTTTGGACAACGCTTCCGGGCGGGCTGTTCCTGTGGCAGGAATTGGGAACACCGCGCTTCCTGACCAATGCGCTGGAATAGACCGGGCAGAAAAGTTTGAAGCCGATTCCAGCGCTGTGGCCGGGCTTGTGCTGGTCTCAACCCTGATGTCAACGGCATTGCTGCCACTGCTGCTGACCCAGTTTCTGTAATTGTGATTTCCTCACCTGCCGCAATCCGCTAAACTTGCCGCAAAATAACCCAAATCAAAAATGGGCAGAGGCAATGAGCAGAATAATCAGCGCCCTCGTTCTCCTCATGGCGGTAGCGTCTTGCGGAGGCGGGCACAAAGCGCCGCCGCGCAATCTGGATAATGCGTGCAGCATCATTCAGCAGCGGCCCGAATACCTGAAAGCCTTCCGCGCGTCCCAGCGCCGCTGGGGTGTCCCGGTGCATGTGCAGATGGCAACGATCTATCACGAAAGCCGGTTCCGCGGCGATGCCCGCACGCCGCACCAGTACCTGCTGGGAGTGATCCCGGTCGGGCGGCAATCCAGTGCTTACGGTTACAGCCAGGCACTGGACGGCACTTGGGACGATTACCGGCGCGATACCGGCCGGCGGCGGGCCAAGCGCGACCGGATCAGCGATGCGGCCGATTTCATGGGCTGGTACATGCGCAAGAGCCGCGAAAAGAACGGTATCCAGCTGTATGACGCGCGCAATCAATACCTCGCCTACCACGAGGGGCATTATGGCTACTCACGCGGCAGCTACCGGTCCAAACCGTGGCTGCAGCGTGTTGCAGGACAGGTCGAATCCCGCGCCCAGACTTATCAAGCCCAGCTCGCGACCTGCCGTAAGTTCCGCTGAGATCCAAAAGGGGCTTTCTTTGTGAAAGCCTCTCAACCGTTGGGCCTGATATTGCGATTGTTCCCTAACCGTTGAATTCACGCGGAGCCGCACCGGGCGCCAGCCCGGTGCCGGGCCCAAGGCCGCCAGGCTGTTCTGGCAAGGCCGGAGCAGCCGCGGGCGCGGGAGCCGCAACCCTACCGGGATCTGCCGCTGGTGGTGAACAAGCTGGAGGACAGTTTTTGACCGGTTTCCATTGCACCCAGAATCACAGTTGTCTGGCCGCCTGCACCGTCGTGAATGACCCATTTGCGCAGTTCTACCGGGGCGCCGGTGAACATCATTTCGATACTGCCATAGTCCGGGTGTTCCGGGTCCTGTGCCCGCACAATAGTAGAGGTGCCGTCAAAACTGTGCCCCACCACCATATTTGCACGCCCTAAATTCACGTTGCGGTCCAGGATGATTGACAGCGGAGTCCGCTTGAGCGGGTAGGTCTCAGGCGGCTGGTTTGATTTGGGATCGTGGATCACCACCGCCCCGCCGCCGGCAACCACGGTACCGCCGCCCTTGCCGTCATACTCAAACCGCATCCGGCCCGGGCGGTGCATGTAAAGCTTGCCCGTCGACAGGCTGCCGTCGTCATTGATCTGGGTGAAGGGGGAGGCTGCGGTGGAAATCCCGTTCAAATAACGGGAAATCTCATTGAGGCTAAGCTGCTCAGCCGCCCAAGCGGCCGGCGCAGCAAGGGTCAGCGCAAAGGCGAGTGCAATCCGTTTCATGGCCTCAACATAGGCACGCTGCTGCAAAAGTGAAGATGCCGGATCCCTACGGACCCGGCATCGGCAGATTTTCGTCAGCTCATTGTTCGGGAACCAGAATTTCCCGCTTGCCCACGTGGTTGGCAGCCGACACGACGCCCTCGTCCTCCATCTGTTCAACCAGCCGCGCTGCTTTGTTATAGCCGATCGCCAATTTTCGCTGGATGTAGGAGGTGGAGCATTTGCGATCCTTGACCACGATCGCAACTGCAGTGTCGTACAAAGCGTCCTCTGTATCAGTATTGCCGCCGGTGTTCAGTCCCAGAACTGCATCAATGTTATCAGCCTTGTCGTCAGCCGGACCATCCAAAACGCTGCCGACATAGTCCGGCGGGCCGAATTGCTTGAGGTGGTTGACCACTTCCTCGACCTCTTCGTCCGAACAGAACGGCCCGTGGCATCGGGTGATCTTGGCGCCGCCGGCCATGTACAGCATATCCCCCATACCCAAGAGCTGTTCAGCGCCCATTTCACCCAGAATGGTGCGGCTGTCGATCTTAGAGGTGACCTGGAAGGAAATCCGGGTCGGGAAGTTTGCCTTGATGGTGCCGGTGATCACGTCAACCGAGGGGCGCTGTGTTGCCATGATAAGATGGATGCCCGAAGCCCGCGCCATCTGCGCCAGACGCTGGATGCAGGCTTCGATCTCTTTGCCGGCGACCATCATCAGGTCTGCCATCTCGTCAACAATCACAACGATATAGGGCAGGACAACGGGTTGAAACTCTTCGGTCTCGAACACCGGCTCGCCGGTGTCGTCGTCGAAACCCGTCTGCACGGTTCGCGAGAACATCTCGCCCTTGGCCAGCGCTTCCTTCACGCGGCCATTGTAGCCGGCGATGTTGCGCACACCCATCTTGGACATCTTGCGGTAGCGGTCCTCCATCTCGCCCACCACCCACT
It includes:
- a CDS encoding FAD-dependent oxidoreductase, which gives rise to MSDFPTKARVVIIGGGVIGASSLYHLAKKGWTDCVLLEKNELTAGSTWHAAGNVPTFSTSWSIMNMQRYSTELYSRLGAEVDYPMNYHQTGSIRLAHNKERMQEFERACSMGRYQGIEMEMWTPEQAKENYPFLETHDLEGVLWDPSDGDIDPAQLTQALAKGARDMGQKIIRFCPATGVTQQEDKTWIVHTEKGDIACDYVVNAAGYYAQRIGEWFKPYGGRTVPMMVMSHQYLLTEQIPEVEAWSKEHGKKLPLIRDVDVSYYLRQEKNGYNLGPYEPNCKGHWMTEDDQMPDDFSFQLWSDDLDRIEDIVTDAMERVPLMASSGVSSVINGPIPYAPDGLPLIGPMPGVDNAFEACVFTFGIAQGGGAGKVLAEWIVDGGTEWDMWAVDPRRYTDYTDQDYCDQKGMEVYGNEYAMHFPQHEWPAARGKKVSQVHAKIKELGGQMGAYNGWERANWFAKDGDDTSEEATHTWGRSGPWQQRIKEECEAVRDGVGVLDLPGFSRFNLDGEGAAEFLRGLVTGGLPKVGRMNLVYVSDDRGRILTEMSCIRHGEDHFTMITAGSAQWHDFEILRKALPAGLTLTDRTTEFATMIVTGPKSRELFAGISDADLSLGWLTHQEATVAGKPAFLARVSYAGELGWEVHCANAHQAGIYAALIEGGAKPFGMYALNSLRIEKGYRTWKGDLSTDYSLLEGGLERFVKLDKPQDFPGKAAIQSEKQQGVKKSFVTMIVEAGDADAPYMSCISKDGEIVGETTSGDWGYRVGASIALGMVRSELAVPGTELEVEIYGQKCRAVVQKDEPLWDPANERLRA
- a CDS encoding GFA family protein, giving the protein MIKGSCLCGDIRFDTAAQPKGASMCHCSQCRKQSGGIWSSAYVRDEDLNITGRVSWFVASAAAKRGSCRRCGSFLFWKAHDEDTTSFALGAVDGNTGLSVEKHIFAASKGDYYEIADGVPQKD
- a CDS encoding helix-turn-helix domain-containing protein; the encoded protein is MNDQTLAAATLGADIRALRKARGLTLSDIAAMLNRSVGWLSQVERDMSEPSISDLRQIAEALGVPMSMLFAHTGAPADEHGYIVRAGSRRPMGSGEEGLIEELLSPDLTDDFEMVHSTFRPQSRMQTPAHRPTQEVGYVISGKLDLLIGGRSFTVGPGDSFRIKHEPYQWSNPYDEPAVAVWVIAPPVY
- a CDS encoding GAF domain-containing protein yields the protein MQADFGTLTKTIASLTAGETDEVALMATVACEVHHADDRFDWTGFYRAVAPELLKIGPYQGGHGCLQIPFSRGVCGAAARTGVVQLVADVDAFPGHIACASSTRSELVLPVWNAAGGLIGVFDIDSDQPNAFTEEDAEQLAVILRQVFSRS
- a CDS encoding acetyl-CoA C-acyltransferase, whose product is MKDVVIAGAARTPMGGFQGMYDGVTASELGGAAIRAALEGAGAATVDEVLMGCVLPAGQGQAPARQAGFAAGLGDEVPATTLNKMCGSGMKAAMIAFDQIALGHADTMIAGGMESMTNAPYVLPKMRGGARIGHGQVIDHMFLDGLEDAYDKGRLMGTFAEDCAEKFQFTREAQDEYALKSLANALEAQESGAFDGEIASVTVTSRKGSVVTDTDEQPKSARPEKIPALKPAFRKDGTVTAANASSISDGAAALVLASSEAAEAHGLKVRARILGHTSHAQAPGLFTTAPVPAAQKLLKNIGWQVEDVDLWEVNEAFAVVPMAFMHEMGISRDKMNVNGGACALGHPIGASGARIMVTLLNALEKRGLKRGVAAICIGGGEGTAIAIERV
- a CDS encoding STAS domain-containing protein, which gives rise to MSLTTTMTDDAQIVKVNAERIDAAMAIQFKEDMRTETESGADRVILDLSEVQFIDSSGLGAIVAAMKQLGGTRKLDLAGLTPMVEKVFRLTRMDTIFDLYGSLGDAIAPAGANS
- a CDS encoding ATP-binding protein, producing MVKTFACSFTATNLNARSGISSVVDQLRSLGIPGARVDEVQIALTEAVNNVVEHAYKSAYPGDVRIRAELYPERLWISIQDAGVPFAKGELPEGKPADISVPVESMPEGGFGWFLIRELASQVQYERSEGNNNLSLCFEIKVTSPSAEV
- a CDS encoding gamma-glutamyltransferase family protein; protein product: MRDFHLPGRSAVFAQNGLCATSHPLAASVAVDILKRGGNAMDAALAGAVLLGICEPQMTGIGGDCFVLYSRPGQGIQALNGSGRAPAGASAAALRAQGLETVPLGSPEAVTIPCAIDAFCRLAESEGRLGIDALLQPAIHYAEEGVPVAPRTAFDWINSAAALQGAARHHYLKDGQPFISGDVFRTPGQAEVLRRIAKNGREAFYSGDVAEDMVAALTALGGVHTLADFAAASSFATQPVDGQYNGLGLTEHPPNGQGATAILLLNILKHFEISNMDPFGAERAHIEAEAAKLAYDARNRFLADPDHTTRLAHMLAPETAARLAALIDPKHALPAAQPLTEAVHKDTVYTTVVDKDRMAVSLIYSIFHGFGSGIASEQFGILLQNRGAGFTLEAGHPNEFGPGKQPMHTIIPAMLQQDGEVIMPFGVMGGGYQPTGHARLVSNLVDFGMDLQSAVDAPRCFADNGVLKIERGYAAEVRRKLADMGHRVVVPDTPLGGAQAIRIHASGVLEGASDPRKDGCALGY
- the hspQ gene encoding heat shock protein HspQ, translated to MMRTRAKYNLGQVVRHRKHPFRGVVFDVDPEFSNTDEWYEAIPEDSRPVKDQPFYHLLAENDQSYYVAYVSEQNLVADYSGEPIGHPDVPEMFGNFDGGAYALHYQLN
- a CDS encoding lytic transglycosylase, with the protein product MSRIISALVLLMAVASCGGGHKAPPRNLDNACSIIQQRPEYLKAFRASQRRWGVPVHVQMATIYHESRFRGDARTPHQYLLGVIPVGRQSSAYGYSQALDGTWDDYRRDTGRRRAKRDRISDAADFMGWYMRKSREKNGIQLYDARNQYLAYHEGHYGYSRGSYRSKPWLQRVAGQVESRAQTYQAQLATCRKFR
- a CDS encoding outer membrane lipoprotein carrier protein LolA, which codes for MKRIALAFALTLAAPAAWAAEQLSLNEISRYLNGISTAASPFTQINDDGSLSTGKLYMHRPGRMRFEYDGKGGGTVVAGGGAVVIHDPKSNQPPETYPLKRTPLSIILDRNVNLGRANMVVGHSFDGTSTIVRAQDPEHPDYGSIEMMFTGAPVELRKWVIHDGAGGQTTVILGAMETGQKLSSSLFTTSGRSR